One region of Flavobacterium sp. KACC 22763 genomic DNA includes:
- a CDS encoding HlyD family secretion protein has product MLNLSKDNNVLITPGKYKSITSVARRPHYEILNKVIIGFLIFCVACLFLPWTQNISGTGSVTTLKPDQRPQTVHNAIAGRIEKWFVKEGDYVKKGDTILYISEIKEDYLDPNLVDNTKQQVDAKKMAAESYSDKVNSLDVQAQSLNAERQLKLQQAQNKIRQSQLKIKSDSMDLVAVKTQLRIAKTQFDRSTALNKEGLKPMTDVEQKRLKLQESEAYVITQENKLLSSKNELINAKVEISRITAEYAEKISKSRSDKFTALSTQYDTEAQVNKLENQYTNYRLRNGLYYITAPQSGYVNRALLAGLGETIKEGTPVVSIMPSKYDIAVETYVDPIDLPLVHKGAKVRVWFDGWPRIVFSGWPGLSYGTYGGKVVAIENFISPNGKYRILVSPDGEDRHWPKELSIGAGAQSIALLETVSVWYEIWRNLNGFPPNYYNSGEKEEKGKEKK; this is encoded by the coding sequence ATGCTCAACCTATCTAAAGATAACAACGTACTTATAACGCCGGGCAAATACAAATCGATTACAAGCGTTGCCCGAAGACCTCATTATGAAATTTTAAATAAAGTTATAATCGGATTTTTGATTTTTTGTGTTGCATGCCTTTTTCTGCCTTGGACACAGAACATTTCGGGAACAGGTTCTGTTACCACTTTAAAACCAGATCAAAGACCGCAAACGGTGCATAATGCCATTGCTGGACGAATCGAAAAATGGTTTGTTAAAGAAGGCGATTATGTAAAAAAAGGAGATACGATACTTTATATTTCAGAAATCAAAGAAGATTACTTAGATCCTAATTTGGTTGACAATACCAAACAGCAGGTAGATGCCAAAAAAATGGCAGCAGAATCGTATAGCGATAAAGTAAATTCTCTTGATGTTCAGGCGCAGTCTTTAAACGCAGAAAGACAATTGAAACTGCAGCAGGCACAGAATAAAATTCGTCAGTCGCAGCTTAAAATAAAAAGCGACAGTATGGATTTGGTTGCGGTAAAAACACAGCTTCGAATTGCAAAAACGCAGTTTGACCGTTCGACTGCTTTAAACAAAGAAGGTTTAAAACCAATGACAGATGTTGAGCAGAAAAGATTGAAACTGCAAGAGTCTGAAGCGTATGTAATTACTCAGGAAAACAAATTGCTGAGCAGTAAAAACGAATTGATAAACGCAAAAGTAGAAATCAGTAGAATTACGGCTGAATATGCTGAGAAAATATCAAAATCGAGAAGCGATAAGTTTACCGCTTTAAGCACGCAATACGATACAGAAGCTCAGGTTAACAAACTAGAAAACCAATATACCAATTACAGATTAAGAAATGGGTTGTATTACATTACAGCGCCACAAAGCGGATATGTAAACCGCGCTTTATTGGCTGGTCTTGGAGAAACAATCAAAGAAGGAACTCCTGTAGTAAGCATCATGCCATCTAAATATGATATTGCGGTAGAAACGTATGTAGATCCAATCGATTTGCCACTGGTACATAAAGGTGCAAAAGTTCGTGTTTGGTTTGACGGTTGGCCTAGAATCGTGTTTTCTGGATGGCCAGGATTGTCTTACGGAACTTACGGAGGTAAAGTGGTAGCGATAGAGAACTTCATTAGCCCGAACGGAAAATACAGAATTTTGGTTTCGCCAGATGGAGAAGATCGCCATTGGCCAAAAGAATTGAGTATTGGTGCAGGAGCACAAAGTATTGCATTGTTAGAAACCGTTTCGGTATGGTATGAGATTTGGCGAAACTTAAATGGTTTCCCGCCAAACTATTATAATTCAGGAGAAAAAGAAGAAAAAGGAAAGGAGAAAAAGTAA
- a CDS encoding peptidase domain-containing ABC transporter: MTPFKRFYNLLQLDKRDVYQIIFYAAFAGLVNLSLPLGIQAIINFIQSGQLSVSWIVLVFLVTVGVGFGGVLNILQLRIVENLQQRIFVRSSFEFAYRMPLIKFKEMYSEYAPEKANRFFDTLMVQKGTAKLLLDFCTAFLQVGLGIILLVLYHSFFMVIGLLFIVILYVIFKFSYKDGLETSLNESKFKYKVAAWLQEIARNRESFRRKGAFEYALERNDGYVTNYVNYREKHFQVMKKQYIQLTIFKVIVTAALLSIGGFLVIHHQMNIGQFVAAEIVIVLLINSVEKIIFGLESFYDVLTSVEKIGQVTDMEISCIPQTSDKTEKGINIETESISYIYPEHNKKSLKNINLKISQGEKIILTGTNGAGKSTLLRLLSGVLEPESGAMYVTDNYMNRLNEDTYRAQAGTYLQGDTLFAGTIRENIVFGNEELNSDDLKWALDNVGLTPYIKTFENGLENQIHPGGRELSASDVQKILLARSIVGKPNILFLEDPVDKMDEITSSKIVDFLLSDENDWTVIVTSKNDVWKSKCSRMITIDDGKIINDIKL, encoded by the coding sequence ATGACACCATTCAAACGATTTTACAACTTATTGCAGCTAGATAAGCGCGATGTGTATCAAATTATCTTCTATGCTGCGTTTGCAGGGTTAGTAAATCTTTCTCTGCCTTTGGGAATCCAAGCTATTATTAATTTTATTCAAAGCGGACAGCTGAGCGTCTCGTGGATCGTTCTTGTGTTTCTAGTGACGGTTGGCGTTGGTTTTGGAGGAGTGCTGAACATTTTACAGCTGCGTATTGTGGAGAATCTGCAGCAGCGAATTTTTGTTCGTTCTTCATTTGAATTTGCTTATAGGATGCCCTTAATCAAATTTAAAGAAATGTACTCAGAGTATGCTCCCGAAAAAGCCAATCGCTTTTTTGATACGCTTATGGTGCAGAAAGGAACAGCCAAACTTTTATTAGATTTCTGTACAGCATTTCTTCAGGTTGGTCTGGGGATCATTTTATTGGTTCTTTACCATTCTTTCTTTATGGTAATCGGACTCCTTTTTATTGTCATATTATATGTCATTTTTAAATTTTCGTACAAAGACGGTTTAGAAACTAGTTTAAACGAATCAAAGTTTAAATATAAAGTTGCAGCATGGCTTCAGGAAATTGCAAGAAATAGAGAAAGCTTCCGCAGAAAAGGAGCTTTTGAATATGCCTTGGAACGAAATGATGGTTACGTAACTAACTATGTCAATTACCGTGAAAAGCACTTTCAGGTAATGAAAAAACAATACATTCAGCTTACTATTTTTAAAGTAATTGTTACTGCTGCCTTATTATCGATCGGTGGTTTTCTGGTAATTCACCACCAAATGAACATAGGGCAGTTCGTAGCAGCTGAGATTGTAATTGTATTATTGATCAACTCGGTAGAAAAAATCATCTTCGGATTGGAGTCTTTCTATGATGTATTGACTTCTGTTGAAAAAATAGGGCAGGTGACCGATATGGAAATTTCGTGCATTCCGCAGACTTCAGACAAAACAGAAAAAGGAATCAATATCGAAACCGAAAGCATCAGCTACATTTATCCAGAACACAATAAAAAATCGCTTAAGAATATTAATTTGAAAATTTCTCAAGGAGAAAAAATCATTCTTACAGGAACAAATGGTGCAGGAAAAAGTACCTTGTTACGACTTCTTTCGGGTGTATTAGAACCAGAAAGCGGAGCCATGTATGTGACTGATAATTATATGAATCGTCTTAATGAAGATACGTATAGAGCACAAGCAGGAACATATTTGCAAGGTGATACACTTTTTGCAGGAACCATTCGCGAGAATATTGTTTTTGGAAATGAAGAATTAAATAGTGATGATTTAAAATGGGCTTTAGATAATGTTGGATTAACTCCGTACATTAAAACTTTTGAGAACGGACTGGAGAATCAAATCCATCCCGGTGGTCGAGAACTTTCTGCTTCTGATGTTCAAAAGATTCTTTTGGCAAGAAGTATTGTAGGGAAACCAAATATCTTATTCTTAGAAGACCCAGTTGATAAAATGGACGAAATTACTTCGAGTAAAATTGTTGATTTTTTACTTTCTGATGAAAATGACTGGACAGTTATTGTAACTTCTAAAAATGATGTTTGGAAAAGCAAATGCAGTCGTATGATTACGATTGATGACGGAAAAATTATTAACGACATAAAGCTTTAA
- a CDS encoding protein-disulfide reductase DsbD family protein: protein MKKNIFLLGFFLLFSIFVKAQIYNPIKWKTSVEKISDTEYELQAKAIIESGWHLYSQEVADGGPIPTHFNFIKSADFQLTDAVKEEKGKTVNDPVFKMQIKFFEKETTFRQRVKILSSRPFKIKAEVEFMVCNDENCLPPSSDELEFTVSPSAKAKTLIEAAVKEEIKTAVIDSSVTEIKEKTEEIVPAETVITPQKEIKKREPKTESRSLWTIFLLSFFSGFAALLTPCVFPMIPMTVSFFTKQSKTKSQGIRKAVFYGIAIIAIYIFLGAVVTWVFGADSLNALSTNVWFNLIFFVLLMIFAFSFLGAFEIMLPNAWANKVDSQADRGGIVGILFMALALAIVSFSCTGPIVGTLLVEAASRGGIAPFVGMFGFSLALALPFTLFAAFPGWLNSLPKSGGWLNSVKVFLGFLEMALAFKFLSNADLVLQLHWLERETFLAIWIAIFGTLAFYLFGKIQLPHDSPVSNISVGRLGLGVLVLAFTIYLIPGIWGAPLKMISGFPPPMHYSEIPNGLNNVSSSEITQNLPEGAELGPHNIMAFTDYDLGMKYAKKIGKPVMIDFTGHACVNCRKMEDNVWSDEKVQKILKGDLVLISLYVDDKRELNPSEQITSQITGKKLKYIGQKWSEFQTLTYKTNAQPFYVLVDHNGETLNETSAYNPDIEEYLNWLKKGVSNFEKS, encoded by the coding sequence ATGAAAAAGAATATTTTTTTACTGGGCTTTTTCCTGCTGTTTTCCATATTCGTAAAGGCTCAGATATACAATCCCATAAAATGGAAAACCAGTGTCGAGAAAATTTCTGATACTGAATACGAATTGCAGGCAAAAGCCATTATAGAATCGGGCTGGCATTTATATAGTCAGGAAGTTGCAGACGGAGGTCCGATTCCAACTCATTTTAATTTTATTAAAAGCGCAGATTTTCAGTTAACGGATGCTGTAAAAGAAGAAAAGGGGAAAACGGTTAATGATCCTGTCTTTAAAATGCAGATTAAGTTTTTTGAAAAAGAAACGACTTTTAGACAGCGAGTTAAGATACTTTCGTCCAGACCTTTCAAAATCAAAGCTGAGGTTGAATTTATGGTTTGTAATGATGAAAACTGTCTTCCGCCAAGTTCAGACGAATTGGAGTTTACCGTTAGCCCTTCCGCGAAAGCGAAAACTTTAATAGAAGCAGCAGTAAAAGAAGAAATAAAAACAGCTGTAATTGATTCTTCGGTTACCGAAATAAAAGAAAAAACAGAAGAAATTGTTCCTGCTGAAACTGTAATAACACCTCAAAAAGAAATCAAAAAAAGAGAACCAAAAACTGAATCTAGAAGTTTATGGACGATTTTTCTATTGTCATTTTTCTCTGGATTTGCGGCATTGCTAACGCCTTGCGTTTTTCCGATGATTCCGATGACGGTGAGTTTCTTTACCAAACAAAGTAAAACTAAATCGCAGGGAATAAGAAAAGCCGTTTTTTACGGAATCGCCATTATTGCCATTTATATCTTTTTGGGTGCTGTCGTAACTTGGGTTTTTGGAGCAGATTCGCTTAATGCGCTTTCTACAAACGTTTGGTTTAATTTGATCTTTTTTGTGCTTTTAATGATTTTTGCGTTTTCATTTTTGGGCGCATTCGAAATCATGCTTCCAAATGCATGGGCAAACAAAGTCGACTCGCAAGCTGATAGAGGCGGAATCGTCGGAATATTGTTTATGGCTCTAGCTTTGGCAATTGTATCTTTTTCTTGTACAGGACCAATTGTTGGCACTTTATTGGTTGAGGCAGCTTCTCGCGGAGGAATTGCTCCGTTTGTCGGAATGTTTGGATTTTCTCTGGCTTTGGCTTTACCATTTACTTTATTTGCCGCTTTTCCGGGCTGGCTGAATTCGCTTCCAAAATCGGGTGGCTGGTTAAATTCGGTTAAAGTATTTTTAGGATTTTTAGAAATGGCTTTGGCGTTTAAATTCCTTTCTAATGCCGATTTGGTTCTGCAATTGCATTGGCTGGAAAGAGAAACGTTCCTGGCAATTTGGATTGCTATTTTTGGAACACTGGCTTTTTATTTATTCGGAAAAATTCAGCTGCCGCATGATAGTCCGGTTTCCAATATAAGCGTTGGAAGACTAGGATTAGGAGTTTTGGTTCTAGCTTTTACCATTTATTTAATTCCAGGTATTTGGGGCGCGCCTCTGAAAATGATTAGCGGTTTTCCTCCGCCAATGCATTACAGCGAAATTCCGAATGGTTTGAATAATGTTTCTTCAAGCGAAATAACGCAAAATCTTCCAGAAGGAGCAGAGCTTGGACCGCATAATATTATGGCTTTTACTGACTATGATTTAGGTATGAAATATGCCAAAAAAATAGGAAAACCAGTTATGATAGATTTTACAGGTCACGCCTGTGTAAACTGCCGAAAAATGGAGGACAATGTTTGGTCTGACGAAAAGGTTCAGAAAATATTAAAAGGAGATTTGGTTTTAATTTCACTTTATGTAGATGACAAAAGAGAACTGAATCCGAGCGAACAGATTACTTCTCAGATAACTGGGAAAAAATTAAAATATATAGGACAGAAATGGAGCGAATTCCAAACGCTGACTTACAAAACCAATGCACAGCCTTTTTATGTTTTAGTAGATCATAACGGAGAAACGCTCAACGAAACTTCAGCTTATAATCCAGATATTGAAGAATATTTGAATTGGCTTAAAAAAGGGGTTTCTAATTTTGAGAAAAGCTAA
- a CDS encoding M16 family metallopeptidase has protein sequence MKYSKKISVLLLFIGSLTFAQAQNFKATDPIAVNQKIKKGVLPNGMTYYIYPTDVNKNTASYYIIQNVGSILENDQQKGLAHFLEHMAFNGTKNFEGKGILNTLQKQGAVFGRNINAYTSTDETVYNLDNIPSKDGGVVDTCLLVLHDWSNFLSLTNEEIDAERGVITEEWRTRQNARARIYNQLAPYYYNNSLYADRMPIGDMDIVKNFKYQVLKDFYKDWYRPDLQAIAIVGDINADEIEAKIKKLFADIPTPVNPKKRFEIAIPERVEPTFKLALDKEISASNISYMIRHTAEKSTNTYAELEKSTQRSLAFSILNNRLAELAQKQECPFKSASIGYQNYTRLNDIWISSVSPKPEKQAEAFAMVMNEWVRAYKFGFSKGEIERAITETISGYENYLEKLNEISHKQVIGMVKDDYLNHEVIADPKAEFEMVKNILNNVDTKILQEQISKLYTAQNRVVTVTGVENENNLTEEKAFDIIQKAENDASLQPYVDTFEGKTLLGDLKINSGKIVSEKKEKAIDATTFVLSNGVKVHYKFADKNKKQVLLQAKSLGGSSLYEAKDLPSINSLSDFAAMSGVGELSNVELSKVLKGKILGVSADVSSLTESVSGSSNTKDIETFMQLVYLKFAKPRFDVDQYNLLKQRMQNSLKNRQNDISSKMKDSLTFAIYGKNNPKIRIMNQQFIDDLSFEKMKSFYLDRFSDVSNFEFFIVGDVTPEVLKPLLEKYIASIEGIKRKERFKNDTPNWIAPKIDKDVFIKMETPKSSVRIAFSKEYAFSQKNRILTSYLADILTLRYTESLREKEGGTYGAHVSASLEKFPISKIGMNVIFDCDADKVEHLLPIVYQEIDKIKKGEIPAEDIEKTRTNYLKLKEDSKNFNTYSLNLLQNYFENKYDMNDPKNYEDIVKSITAKDIQEFANSFLNKADSYEVVFKPLK, from the coding sequence GCGCATTTCTTGGAGCACATGGCGTTTAACGGAACGAAAAATTTTGAAGGAAAAGGAATCCTGAATACGCTTCAAAAACAAGGTGCTGTTTTCGGGAGAAATATCAACGCATATACAAGCACAGATGAAACCGTTTACAACCTAGACAATATTCCGTCAAAAGATGGCGGAGTAGTTGATACTTGTTTATTGGTTTTGCACGATTGGTCTAATTTCTTATCGCTTACAAATGAAGAAATCGATGCCGAACGTGGTGTAATTACCGAAGAATGGCGTACGAGACAAAATGCAAGAGCTAGAATTTACAATCAGCTTGCACCGTATTATTATAACAATTCGCTTTATGCAGATCGTATGCCGATTGGCGATATGGATATTGTAAAGAACTTTAAATATCAAGTTTTAAAAGATTTTTATAAAGATTGGTATCGCCCAGATTTGCAGGCAATCGCCATTGTAGGAGATATTAATGCAGACGAAATTGAAGCAAAAATCAAAAAGCTTTTTGCAGATATTCCGACGCCAGTAAATCCTAAAAAGCGTTTTGAAATTGCGATTCCAGAAAGAGTAGAACCAACTTTTAAATTGGCTTTAGACAAAGAAATTTCGGCTTCGAATATTAGCTATATGATTCGTCATACAGCTGAAAAATCAACAAATACTTATGCTGAATTAGAAAAATCTACCCAAAGAAGTCTTGCTTTTTCTATCCTAAATAATCGTTTGGCAGAACTGGCGCAGAAACAAGAATGCCCATTTAAAAGTGCCTCAATTGGATATCAAAACTATACTCGTTTAAATGATATCTGGATTTCGAGTGTTTCTCCAAAACCAGAAAAACAAGCCGAAGCTTTTGCAATGGTAATGAACGAATGGGTTAGAGCTTATAAATTTGGTTTTTCTAAAGGAGAAATCGAAAGAGCCATTACAGAGACTATTTCGGGCTACGAAAATTATTTAGAAAAGCTAAATGAGATTTCGCATAAGCAAGTTATCGGAATGGTAAAAGATGATTATTTGAACCATGAGGTAATTGCCGATCCAAAAGCAGAATTTGAAATGGTAAAAAATATTTTGAATAATGTTGATACAAAAATTCTTCAAGAGCAAATAAGTAAATTATATACCGCACAAAATCGTGTTGTAACCGTTACAGGTGTAGAAAACGAAAACAATCTAACGGAGGAAAAAGCTTTTGATATTATTCAGAAAGCAGAAAATGATGCTTCGTTACAGCCTTATGTGGACACTTTTGAAGGAAAAACACTTTTAGGGGATCTGAAAATAAATTCAGGGAAAATTGTTTCAGAGAAAAAAGAAAAGGCAATCGATGCGACAACTTTTGTATTGAGCAATGGCGTAAAAGTGCATTATAAATTTGCTGATAAAAATAAGAAACAAGTTTTGCTGCAAGCAAAAAGTCTTGGAGGATCTTCTCTATATGAAGCTAAAGATTTACCATCAATTAACTCACTTTCAGATTTCGCAGCAATGTCAGGAGTTGGAGAGCTATCTAATGTAGAACTGTCAAAAGTATTAAAAGGGAAAATTCTTGGGGTATCTGCAGATGTTTCTAGCTTAACCGAATCAGTTTCTGGTTCTTCCAATACTAAGGATATAGAAACATTTATGCAACTGGTTTATTTAAAATTTGCAAAACCAAGATTTGATGTCGATCAATACAATTTGCTGAAACAGAGAATGCAAAATTCTTTAAAAAATAGACAAAACGATATTTCATCTAAAATGAAAGATAGCCTAACTTTTGCAATTTATGGAAAAAACAATCCAAAAATTCGCATCATGAATCAGCAGTTCATTGATGATTTGTCTTTTGAAAAAATGAAATCATTTTATTTAGATCGTTTTTCAGATGTCTCAAATTTTGAATTTTTTATTGTTGGTGATGTAACTCCAGAAGTTTTAAAACCATTGCTGGAAAAATACATTGCAAGTATTGAAGGAATAAAACGTAAAGAACGTTTTAAAAATGATACACCAAATTGGATTGCACCTAAAATTGACAAGGATGTTTTTATTAAAATGGAAACACCAAAAAGTTCTGTTCGAATTGCATTTTCTAAAGAGTACGCTTTTAGTCAAAAAAACAGAATTCTGACTTCTTATTTGGCTGATATTTTAACCTTGCGTTATACAGAAAGTCTCCGCGAAAAAGAAGGCGGAACTTATGGAGCGCATGTATCGGCAAGCTTAGAAAAATTCCCAATTTCTAAAATTGGAATGAATGTTATTTTTGATTGCGATGCAGATAAAGTAGAACACTTATTGCCAATTGTGTATCAAGAAATTGATAAAATCAAAAAAGGAGAAATTCCTGCAGAAGATATTGAGAAAACCAGAACTAATTATTTGAAGTTAAAAGAAGACAGTAAAAACTTTAATACTTACAGCTTGAATCTTCTTCAGAATTATTTTGAGAATAAGTATGACATGAATGATCCAAAAAATTACGAAGACATTGTAAAAAGCATTACTGCAAAAGACATTCAAGAATTTGCCAATTCATTTTTGAACAAAGCAGATTCTTATGAAGTAGTTTTTAAACCATTAAAATAA